One window of Deltaproteobacteria bacterium genomic DNA carries:
- a CDS encoding ABC transporter substrate-binding protein has translation MKRISLLPALALLLCAQVARAEDTIRIGIISTVFGYAPVFVAKEKGFFKREGLYPEIVVISRNENIVQALVSDSLQFGNVPPNLLLTMQQQGFGEIKLIAGSFNGTTYSLVALAKHKKIEDLKGGARLGMSGFTSAGTMMMKQLLKERGVIYPRDYSLISIGNGSAGLLQGLQAGQIDAALLAQPLSLIAIEQGLSNLLDAYKVLPEYQLSAIGVRDGWAQKNRPLVVRYLKALLSTYQWLHDNRDEAIKLLGPITKLERKYIPASWEVYTKTQIWPRNGAVSVKGVQTLLNLMAEDGVLKKPLPRVEDIMASSFLDEARKALGQ, from the coding sequence ATGAAGCGAATTTCATTGTTGCCGGCGCTGGCGCTGCTGTTGTGCGCACAAGTGGCACGGGCCGAAGACACCATCCGCATCGGCATCATCAGCACCGTCTTCGGTTACGCGCCGGTGTTCGTCGCCAAGGAAAAAGGTTTCTTCAAGCGCGAAGGTCTCTATCCCGAGATCGTGGTTATCAGCCGCAATGAAAATATCGTTCAGGCGCTGGTGTCGGATTCGCTTCAGTTCGGCAACGTGCCGCCCAATTTGCTGCTGACCATGCAGCAGCAGGGCTTCGGCGAAATCAAACTGATCGCCGGTTCGTTCAACGGCACGACCTATTCGCTGGTCGCGCTGGCCAAACACAAAAAAATCGAGGATTTGAAAGGCGGCGCGCGCCTCGGCATGTCGGGCTTCACCTCGGCGGGCACGATGATGATGAAGCAGCTGTTGAAGGAGCGCGGCGTGATTTATCCGCGCGACTATAGTTTGATCTCCATCGGCAACGGCTCCGCCGGCCTGCTCCAGGGCTTGCAGGCCGGCCAAATCGATGCCGCGCTGTTGGCGCAGCCATTGAGTTTGATCGCTATTGAGCAGGGGCTGAGCAATCTCCTCGATGCCTACAAAGTGTTGCCCGAGTATCAGCTGTCGGCGATCGGCGTGCGCGACGGTTGGGCGCAAAAAAATCGCCCGCTGGTGGTGCGTTATTTAAAAGCGCTTTTGTCCACTTATCAGTGGCTGCACGACAACCGCGACGAAGCGATCAAGCTGCTGGGGCCGATCACCAAGCTGGAGCGCAAATACATTCCCGCCTCGTGGGAGGTCTATACCAAGACCCAAATCTGGCCGCGCAACGGCGCGGTGAGCGTCAAGGGCGTGCAGACCCTTCTCAACCTGATGGCCGAGGACGGCGTGCTGAAGAAACCTTTGCCGAGAGTCGAGGACATCATGGCGTCGAGCTTTCTCGACGAGGCGCGCAAGGCTTTAGGGCAGTGA
- a CDS encoding Zn-ribbon domain-containing OB-fold protein produces the protein MSEASDNRGRNVRRVRPFLEELEAKPFWANLREHKLTAQKCKSCGKFFSYPPQGSCPHCLSSDYEWAQLSGKGIVYSFVNYHRAWHPAFEGKTPYNVSLVDLDEGPRLISNVIDCPTDQVKIGMAVQVLYEDNEEFTLPKFRPAT, from the coding sequence ATGAGCGAAGCAAGCGATAATCGCGGCAGAAATGTCAGAAGAGTCCGGCCGTTTCTTGAAGAACTAGAGGCCAAACCGTTCTGGGCCAATTTGCGCGAGCACAAGCTCACGGCGCAGAAATGCAAATCCTGCGGCAAATTTTTCTCCTACCCGCCCCAAGGCTCGTGTCCGCATTGTTTGTCGAGCGATTATGAGTGGGCACAACTCAGCGGCAAAGGCATAGTTTATTCCTTCGTCAACTATCACCGCGCCTGGCATCCGGCCTTCGAAGGCAAGACGCCCTACAACGTCTCGCTGGTGGACTTGGATGAAGGGCCGCGCTTGATCAGCAACGTCATCGACTGCCCGACGGATCAAGTGAAGATCGGCATGGCAGTGCAAGTATTGTATGAGGATAATGAAGAGTTCACTCTGCCGAAGTTTCGGCCTGCGACGTAA
- a CDS encoding thiolase family protein, with the protein MSNISGKYAIVGVAETKVGKRPDASTHSLHLECIKACLDDAGLKASDIDGFITNQPLNDAHRSYAVRMANMARMSPTYATDLALGGATPIAMVQNAVMAIEAGMANTVLCVHARKRGTPDPTPGNPIRHGDEHWEEPWGHFSAVANHAFAAQRHMYEFGTTSEDLAHVAVATRKHACLNGNATMRKPMTIADHQASRFICEPLRLFDCALESDGGGAVIVTSAERARDFPNKAVAVLGMGQHHPHFSLMDAPSLTTLGGKRSSAHAYEMAGLTPKDMNFAEIYDCFTITTMITLEDYGFCKKGEGKDFVKNGRIEIGGALPVNTHGGLLSQAHIEGMLHVTEAVRQLRGNSVEPERQVKNAKAGIVSGHGGSLCMHASLILGAL; encoded by the coding sequence ATGAGCAACATTTCCGGCAAGTACGCGATCGTCGGCGTCGCTGAAACCAAAGTCGGCAAACGGCCGGACGCCAGCACGCATTCGCTGCATTTGGAATGCATTAAAGCTTGCCTCGACGACGCTGGATTAAAAGCGTCTGATATAGACGGCTTCATCACCAACCAACCGCTCAACGACGCCCATCGAAGCTACGCCGTGCGCATGGCGAACATGGCGCGCATGAGTCCGACCTACGCTACTGATCTAGCGCTCGGCGGCGCGACACCGATCGCGATGGTGCAAAACGCGGTGATGGCGATTGAGGCGGGCATGGCGAACACGGTGCTCTGCGTCCACGCCCGCAAGCGCGGCACGCCCGATCCCACGCCGGGAAATCCGATTCGCCACGGCGACGAACACTGGGAAGAACCCTGGGGACATTTTTCGGCGGTGGCCAATCACGCCTTTGCCGCTCAGCGCCACATGTACGAGTTCGGCACCACCAGCGAAGATCTCGCCCACGTCGCCGTCGCCACGCGTAAGCACGCCTGCTTGAATGGCAACGCGACCATGCGCAAGCCCATGACCATCGCCGATCATCAAGCCTCGCGCTTCATCTGCGAGCCGTTACGACTATTCGACTGCGCACTGGAATCGGATGGCGGCGGCGCGGTGATCGTTACCAGCGCCGAGCGCGCCCGCGACTTTCCCAACAAAGCAGTGGCGGTGCTCGGCATGGGCCAGCATCATCCGCACTTCAGTTTGATGGACGCGCCAAGCTTGACCACACTCGGCGGCAAGAGATCTTCCGCGCACGCGTACGAAATGGCCGGCCTTACTCCGAAAGACATGAACTTCGCCGAGATCTACGACTGCTTCACGATCACGACGATGATCACGCTGGAAGATTACGGCTTCTGCAAGAAGGGCGAAGGCAAAGACTTCGTCAAGAACGGCCGCATCGAAATCGGCGGCGCGTTACCGGTCAACACCCACGGCGGCCTGCTATCGCAAGCGCATATCGAAGGTATGCTGCATGTCACCGAAGCGGTGCGCCAATTGCGCGGCAATTCCGTCGAACCCGAACGCCAAGTGAAAAACGCCAAAGCCGGCATCGTCAGCGGCCACGGCGGCAGTCTGTGTATGCATGCAAGTTTAATATTGGGGGCCCTATGA
- a CDS encoding ABC transporter substrate-binding protein: protein MLVRPEIKKPEDLRGKRIAVSGFGSLGDFLERYILKKYGLDPGRDVIMLSIGTQPDRIQALITGVVDAADLSHPADLQAERKGFKILWDAKQEVAYPSMSIVTRRKWVTEERDSVMRMIKAHVEAIHYLKANKESSMKILGKYLKTNDRELLEGSYEIYHKDFISVPYPITQGLQPTYEYVAAQRPEIWNHKPEAFMDASFIAELEKTGFIRSLSAAR, encoded by the coding sequence TTGTTGGTGCGGCCCGAGATCAAGAAGCCGGAGGATCTGCGCGGCAAGAGAATCGCGGTCTCGGGCTTCGGCTCATTGGGGGATTTTCTCGAGCGCTATATCCTAAAAAAATACGGCCTCGATCCTGGCCGGGATGTCATCATGCTTTCCATCGGCACCCAACCCGACCGGATTCAGGCGCTGATAACAGGCGTCGTCGATGCCGCCGATCTATCCCATCCTGCCGACCTCCAAGCCGAGCGCAAAGGATTTAAGATTCTGTGGGACGCCAAGCAGGAAGTCGCCTATCCTTCCATGTCGATCGTGACCCGGCGCAAATGGGTCACCGAAGAGCGCGACAGCGTGATGCGCATGATCAAAGCCCACGTCGAAGCGATTCACTATCTCAAGGCGAACAAGGAGTCGAGCATGAAGATTCTCGGCAAGTATCTTAAAACCAACGACCGCGAACTGCTTGAAGGCTCCTATGAGATCTACCACAAAGACTTCATTTCGGTTCCCTACCCGATCACTCAGGGACTTCAGCCGACCTACGAATACGTCGCCGCGCAGCGACCCGAGATCTGGAATCACAAGCCAGAAGCGTTTATGGACGCCAGCTTCATCGCCGAGCTGGAAAAAACCGGCTTCATCAGGAGCTTATCGGCCGCGCGCTGA
- a CDS encoding amidohydrolase, with translation MKRNCYAGTNCCIRSRANELRYSASGRKVFRPDNNSTWWKPINCGRHPNMNNLRIIDADGHVQERDANWQELLDPPYRKHAPSMVMGADGRTHLLLEGKIWAKPSGFGCGIGTAPITRKPRTTTGMWDPVQRLKDMDLEGIDTAVNFGTTVFLSLPFLENHDLACAIAHGYNTWLHEYSKTDPRRLKGVALVAQQEPLEAAKELERCVKQLGFVAVAVAAHSAGRNLDHPDLYPFYAKAEELGVPVCVHVGSGRPAAAAERFDNPYFVHATTHAFEQMIGVMCIVGGGILERFPKLKVAFLEAGAGWVPYWMERLDEHYEYMSPAVPLMKKEPSEYMKSEQVYYSFEPDERTLNFVMDYVGEDRFVFASDYNHGDSKFPHTVESVTGRKNLTESQLRKLMCDNARRLYNI, from the coding sequence ATGAAAAGGAACTGCTACGCTGGGACAAACTGCTGCATTCGATCACGCGCAAATGAACTGCGTTATTCGGCGTCGGGGCGAAAAGTTTTTCGCCCCGACAATAATTCAACCTGGTGGAAACCCATCAACTGTGGAAGGCACCCAAACATGAACAACCTACGCATCATCGACGCCGACGGCCATGTCCAAGAGCGCGATGCCAACTGGCAGGAACTTCTGGACCCGCCCTATCGCAAGCACGCGCCAAGCATGGTCATGGGCGCCGATGGCAGGACGCATTTATTGCTCGAAGGGAAAATCTGGGCCAAGCCCAGCGGTTTCGGCTGCGGCATCGGCACCGCGCCAATCACGCGCAAACCGCGCACCACCACCGGCATGTGGGACCCGGTGCAGCGCCTCAAAGACATGGACCTGGAAGGCATCGACACCGCGGTCAACTTCGGTACCACGGTGTTTTTAAGTCTGCCGTTTCTGGAAAATCACGACCTCGCCTGCGCCATCGCCCATGGCTACAACACTTGGCTGCACGAATACTCTAAGACCGATCCGCGGCGCTTGAAGGGCGTCGCGCTGGTGGCCCAACAGGAGCCGCTGGAGGCGGCCAAGGAACTCGAACGCTGCGTCAAACAATTGGGCTTTGTCGCCGTCGCGGTGGCTGCCCACTCCGCCGGGCGCAATCTCGATCATCCCGATCTCTATCCGTTCTACGCCAAGGCCGAGGAACTGGGCGTGCCGGTTTGCGTCCATGTCGGCTCGGGCCGGCCGGCGGCGGCGGCGGAACGTTTCGACAATCCTTACTTTGTCCACGCGACGACCCACGCCTTCGAGCAGATGATCGGCGTCATGTGCATCGTCGGCGGCGGTATACTCGAACGCTTCCCGAAATTGAAAGTAGCCTTTCTCGAAGCTGGCGCCGGCTGGGTGCCGTACTGGATGGAGCGTTTGGACGAGCATTATGAATATATGTCCCCCGCCGTGCCGCTGATGAAAAAGGAACCGAGCGAATACATGAAGAGCGAGCAGGTTTATTACTCCTTCGAGCCCGACGAACGCACGTTGAACTTCGTCATGGATTACGTCGGCGAGGACCGCTTCGTTTTCGCCTCGGACTACAATCACGGCGACAGCAAATTTCCCCATACGGTGGAGTCCGTCACCGGCCGAAAAAATTTAACCGAGTCGCAATTGCGCAAATTGATGTGCGACAATGCGCGGCGGTTGTATAACATTTGA
- a CDS encoding extracellular solute-binding protein, whose protein sequence is MPASKSTPTAPRDADLVVRLEEEAKARRNIADAIETTEGSLIFLRDGKLLRPYDSPHLDRYPEDGKERADKNLVYWALARESYIGFTYNKTLLTKDAVPKNFDGLLHPQLKGKMGISIGQTSDKVIGAMIKSKGEEFVRKLKAQEIKLYSIDAPALVNTITIGEIAASPAIFQTHTLLAAAKGAPVEWVPMEFVPTNVGSAAVAANPPHPHGALLMADFLLSPDGQAVLEKYYYGSGAKDYGFKKWRPEHGLTTDQYEKELLRWDKLLHSITRK, encoded by the coding sequence ATGCCGGCGTCAAAGTCGACTCCTACCGCGCCCCGGGACGCCGATTTAGTCGTGCGCTTGGAAGAGGAAGCCAAAGCCCGGCGCAACATCGCCGACGCCATCGAAACCACCGAGGGCAGCCTGATCTTCCTGCGCGATGGCAAACTGCTGCGCCCCTACGACTCGCCGCACCTCGACCGCTATCCGGAAGACGGCAAGGAACGGGCCGACAAGAATCTGGTTTACTGGGCGCTCGCCAGAGAATCCTACATCGGCTTCACCTACAACAAGACGCTCCTGACCAAAGACGCCGTGCCGAAGAATTTCGACGGCCTGTTGCACCCGCAGTTGAAGGGTAAAATGGGCATCAGCATCGGCCAGACCAGCGACAAAGTCATCGGCGCCATGATCAAAAGCAAAGGCGAAGAGTTCGTCCGCAAACTCAAAGCCCAGGAGATCAAGCTCTACTCCATCGACGCGCCCGCGCTGGTGAATACGATCACCATCGGCGAAATCGCCGCGTCGCCGGCGATCTTTCAAACCCACACGCTGCTCGCCGCGGCCAAGGGCGCACCGGTGGAATGGGTGCCCATGGAGTTCGTGCCGACTAACGTCGGCAGCGCCGCCGTCGCCGCCAACCCGCCCCATCCCCATGGCGCATTACTAATGGCGGATTTTCTTTTGAGCCCCGACGGCCAAGCGGTTTTAGAAAAGTATTACTACGGCAGCGGCGCCAAGGATTACGGCTTCAAAAAATGGCGCCCAGAGCATGGTCTAACGACGGATCAATATGAAAAGGAACTGCTACGCTGGGACAAACTGCTGCATTCGATCACGCGCAAATGA